The genomic DNA TGGTCGTCAACGTTGTGTGTACGGTCGCATCTGTCGTGGCGCTCGTCGTGATCGTCGTCGCCTCCCTGCCGCGGTGGGAGAGCGTCGCCATTCTCGACGCGACGCCGCCCGAGGGGGGCGCTGCGGGGGCCGCGCTGCTGTCCGCGGTGGCGCTGGCGTTCTACGCGTTCATCGGCTTCGAGGACGTCTGCAACGTGGCCGAGGAGGTGGAGCGACCGCAGCGGACGATCCCGCGCGCCATCTTGCTCACGCTGGTCGTCGTCAGCGCGCTGTACTTCACGGTCGGCGTCTCGGTGGTGGCGGTCGTCGAGCCCGCGGCCCTCGCCGCGAGCGAGGCCCCGCTGGTGCGCGTCGCCGAGGGGCTCTGGCCCGGCTCGTCCACCTGGTGGCTCTCGGCCGTGGCGCTCCTCGCCGTCACGAACACCGCGCTCGTGAACCTGATCATGGGCTCGCGAATCGTCTACGGCATGGCGCGCCAGGGCTGGCTCCCGCGCGGGCTGGCGGCGGTGAGCCCGCGGCGGCGCACCCCGGTCCGCGCCTCGTGGCTGGTCTTCGGGCTCGCGACGCTCGCCGCTTTGACCGGGTTTCTCCGCGTGCTCGCGGAGGCGACGAACGTGATCCTCCTGACCGTCTTCTTCGCGGTGAACGTCTCGCTCGTCGCGATCCGCTGGAGGCGCGTGCCCCCCGACGAGGCCGACGTGCCCGTCTTCGACGTCCCGACGCTGGTGCCGCTCGCCGGCGCCGCGATCACGGCCTACCTCGTCGCGCAGTTCTCCGCCGGCGCATACCTGCGCGCGGGCCTGCTCGCGGCGAGCGGTGCCTTGCTCTACCTGGTCGCACACCGGCTCCCTGCGCCGAAGCGAGCTCAGTAGCCGGGGACGAGCGGCTCTCTGGACAGCTCGAATTGATCGAGGAGCCACTCCGTATCGACGGCGTAGTGCCCGTTCGCCCAGCCGAGGAGGTAGCCGCGCCTGAAGCCCGCCGGACCTCCTGGAGGAATCACGATCGCGGCGTCGAAGCTCTCGTGGAGCTTCGTGAAGCGCGGCTCGTCACGCCAGCGCCTCCACGTCTCGATCACGCCGTCGGAGGCGCCGGGCGAGGTCTCGGCGCGGACGTGCAAGACCATCTGCATCCAGCGGCCTCGGTCGCTCCCGCTGGCGACGAAGGGCTGGTCCTGCTCGTAGCCGAGCGAGCCGCTGTAGCCGCCGCGCGAGTAGCTGAATGCCACGGTGCTGTCGCTGCCGTCGCCGCTCGGGTGGAAGCCGAGCCAGACCGTGGAGCCGTCGCCGTCGCCCTCGTAGCCGTCCATCCAGAGGGCCAGGAGCTTCTGGTTCCGACCTGGGCTCGGGATCGGCCCGTGCACGTAATTGAGGGGGACCCGCAGCCAGAACCGCAGCCAGAGCTCGGGCTCCGGCGTCCCGAGGTCGAAGCGCTGCTCGCTCCACGGCTCACCGGCCGGGAAACGAAATCGCAGGCTGTTGTCTCCTTCGGAGGCGGTCCAGTGGCGCGGGGTCCCGTCGGAGGTCGTGTCGCCGGCGACGATGTAGGTGGGGTGGAGCACCACCGGGCCGTCCGACGGGTGCTGGGTGACGACGGAGGTGCGGTTCGGTCCGCCCCAGCGGAAGCCCTCGGGGTTCGTGGCCGAGAGGTCGCCGCTCTCGAATCCATCGGAGAAGAGCGTCGGAGGGGGAAGCTCGAGCTCGCCGGGGCTCGCGTCGAGGTCGGCGACGCGAGCGTCCGCGGCGCCGCCGTCCGGTGTCAGGCCGCCATCCGTCGCCGTCTCGCCCCCATCGTCTTCGCGGTCGGCGCGTGCATCCCGGGAGGTGGCCGCGTCGGCGTGGTCATCCGTCTCGCCGGGAGCGCATCCCGCCATGACGAGCAAGCAGACGAGAGGCGAGACACGTGCGGTGAGCATGCGCCGAGTATGCGAGGGGTTCCGCGGGACGACCTACCCGGGTTCCCTGATCTCGCCTGATCTGGCGAGCCCGACGCGGATGTGGTGTCAGTCTCGAGTGCGAACGTCGACGCGTGCGGCGGTCTCGCGGCGGGGCACGACGCGGGCGCTGCCCTCCTCGAGCACCCAGAACGCGGGCGCGTCGTCGCCGAGCGCACAGAGCGCCTTCTTCAGATCCTCGACCGGCTCGCGCATGCCGTCGTCGGCGAGCTTGAAGGTGCCGAAGTGGGTCGCGACGCTGACGCGCGCCTCCAGGATGCGCGCGGCCTCCACCGCCTCGGCCGGGCTCACGTGCACGCGGCTCATGAACCACTGCGGCCGGTAGGCGCCGATGGGCAGGAGCGCGAGGTCGGGGGCGCCGAGCCGCTCGCGGGTCTGCGCGAAGTGCGGCCCCATGCCGGTGTCCCCTGCGAAGTAGATCTGCGTGTCGGCGTGCTCGAGCGCGAACGCGCCCCAGAGGGTCCGATCGCGGTCGCCGAGCCCGCGGCCGCTGAAGTGCTGCGCCGGCGTGAAGGTGACCTTCGCGCCGCCGATCTCGGCCGCGTCCCACCAGTCCAGCTCGTGCACCTCGTCGACGCCGAAGCGCCGGAGGAGCGCCGCGTTGCCCAGCCCGGTCGCGTAGGCGGGCGCGTGCGCCTCTGCGAGCCGACGCGTCGTCTCTTCGCAGAGGTGGTCGAAGTGATCATGGCTCAGCAGCACGAGATCGATCGGCGGCAGGTCCTCGAAGCGGATGCCCGGAGGCCGGAAGCGCTTCGGTCCCGCGAAGCCGACCGGGCTCGTGCGCTCCCCCCAGACCGGGTCGGTCAGCACGTTCAGGCCCCCGAGCTGGAGCAAGAACGTGGCGTGGTTGACGAAGGTGACACGGAGGCCGTCGCGCACTCGCAGGGGCGGCTTGGGGCCGGGCGTGGCGTGGATCTGCTGCCATCGGCCCGGCTCGCGGTTCAGCATCCACTTCATCACCCCGCCCAGCGACTCGTGCGCGGCGTCGACCTGGTTGCGGAAGCGCGTTCCGTCGAAGTGCTCGCCCGCGGGGCCGACCCAGCGGCCGGTGGCGAAGGGGCTGAAGAACACCTCGGAGCGGCCGTCACGTGTCATCGCTTGCACTCTGGGGCCGGCCCACGAGATACGAAAGGACCAGATCGGTGACGTGCGCCACCAGCGCCTCCCGGGGCAGGGGAGGGCGCGCGACGATGCCGGCGTGGGTGGCCGCGTCGACGGTGTGCACGGCCACGAAGGCCACCGTGTCGAGGTCGTCGTGCACGAGCCGCGCGCGCCACCCCTCGAGGTACGCGCGGGTCGCCTCGATGGTCTGCGCGAGCTGCTGCTCGTAGCGCTGCATGCGGCCGACCCGCGGGATCTGATCGCGCAGCACGCGGGCGAGCCGCGGGTCCTGCGTCTTGAACTCGACCATGGCCTCCACCACCGCGG from Sandaracinaceae bacterium includes the following:
- a CDS encoding TetR/AcrR family transcriptional regulator, whose translation is MDAILEATAQVLVAEGYDKTSTNRVAERAGVSVGSVYQYFPNKEALVGELVDRYSREIMDMVFGRLTALADQPPEIVAPAVVEAMVEFKTQDPRLARVLRDQIPRVGRMQRYEQQLAQTIEATRAYLEGWRARLVHDDLDTVAFVAVHTVDAATHAGIVARPPLPREALVAHVTDLVLSYLVGRPQSASDDT
- a CDS encoding APC family permease, which codes for MSTEEPTLVRRLRTPTLTLYGVGVIVGAGIFVLVGEVAREAGDGVGLAFLLAALAALPTGLSYASLASRHPRSAGEAVFLERAFGRPWLAFVVGYLVLASGVSSTAAVSHGFVRYLGTLVALPSWSVPVVIVLFVAGLSAIAARGMGESMVVNVVCTVASVVALVVIVVASLPRWESVAILDATPPEGGAAGAALLSAVALAFYAFIGFEDVCNVAEEVERPQRTIPRAILLTLVVVSALYFTVGVSVVAVVEPAALAASEAPLVRVAEGLWPGSSTWWLSAVALLAVTNTALVNLIMGSRIVYGMARQGWLPRGLAAVSPRRRTPVRASWLVFGLATLAALTGFLRVLAEATNVILLTVFFAVNVSLVAIRWRRVPPDEADVPVFDVPTLVPLAGAAITAYLVAQFSAGAYLRAGLLAASGALLYLVAHRLPAPKRAQ
- a CDS encoding MBL fold metallo-hydrolase, producing the protein MTRDGRSEVFFSPFATGRWVGPAGEHFDGTRFRNQVDAAHESLGGVMKWMLNREPGRWQQIHATPGPKPPLRVRDGLRVTFVNHATFLLQLGGLNVLTDPVWGERTSPVGFAGPKRFRPPGIRFEDLPPIDLVLLSHDHFDHLCEETTRRLAEAHAPAYATGLGNAALLRRFGVDEVHELDWWDAAEIGGAKVTFTPAQHFSGRGLGDRDRTLWGAFALEHADTQIYFAGDTGMGPHFAQTRERLGAPDLALLPIGAYRPQWFMSRVHVSPAEAVEAARILEARVSVATHFGTFKLADDGMREPVEDLKKALCALGDDAPAFWVLEEGSARVVPRRETAARVDVRTRD